A single Pseudoalteromonas rubra DNA region contains:
- a CDS encoding BNR-4 repeat-containing protein, protein MKTKATKALIAGLLLSPVLSAHAALDPTKGYADPFNFNNHGKCSFNDSGPSYSDDSDYNYDTYIKNKVSPYHHLNTTLNERLLRGSYYSLDNQLFYVGGQNVPKYSGPASTGSAKAAPMAVQSGDWTYYIINGAHSDCALNAPAPNKGYERLVYAVGAYNHKTGMIKEPVIVHVKDTSDFHDTAVLNVDSQGYVYVFISGRNSTRGGLIYRSSNKHDNFFANLGSFKLVDAKNERGLTLDRDHNCTDSTKSCYNLGFTYPQAWWVNNKFVLLNTRYIQAPTEMTNEYKQTARRQLYMTEYLPQSGGLTALTSKKLVALDDKLSFGHYSVSTERNGVLAMAFNVHMPDSCTLKTGARSECLALGKNGIKQNRHVPNDNRTNLYFMYSRDGGKTWKNAKHRTLIDTSRGQYINTLNKLNEALLYQPDTSVDIVSGYHPESTTIKKRIYVKDLDITTNGYGGYLTSLKVLVTEADGIHGFVPKTSAESRRMIRALVIDQNGNKDYVGCYNSADCWADHAYSSGTVISHGQSGYSELAFPMSSGDKLAGGKVHLYNSNLKTAGDVKVWSYMGAQHYRDPNDVNYIRKVHDAKSVTGQEPVYFWAQSASNSRVDLVLSGRYGQQVQLTGNFGTSKKMTCPTAYVFNRCTTANNVM, encoded by the coding sequence ATGAAGACAAAAGCAACAAAAGCCCTGATAGCAGGGTTATTACTTTCACCTGTGCTTAGTGCACACGCAGCGCTTGACCCAACCAAAGGATATGCTGATCCGTTTAACTTCAACAATCATGGTAAGTGTAGTTTCAATGACTCAGGCCCGAGCTATTCAGATGACTCTGACTATAACTACGACACATATATCAAAAACAAAGTCTCGCCGTATCACCACTTGAATACCACCCTGAATGAACGTTTGCTGCGCGGCAGTTACTATAGTCTGGACAATCAGCTGTTCTATGTGGGCGGACAAAATGTGCCTAAGTATTCCGGCCCAGCATCGACAGGCTCAGCCAAAGCGGCACCGATGGCCGTTCAGAGCGGTGACTGGACTTATTACATCATCAATGGTGCTCACTCAGACTGTGCCTTGAATGCGCCTGCGCCAAATAAAGGGTATGAACGTTTGGTGTACGCAGTGGGTGCCTACAACCACAAAACGGGCATGATCAAAGAGCCTGTGATCGTGCATGTTAAAGACACCAGTGATTTTCATGATACGGCAGTCCTCAATGTTGACAGCCAGGGCTATGTTTATGTGTTTATCTCCGGGCGTAACTCAACCCGTGGCGGCCTTATTTACCGCTCATCCAATAAACATGATAATTTTTTTGCAAACTTAGGCTCATTCAAACTGGTCGATGCAAAGAACGAACGCGGCCTGACACTGGACAGAGATCATAACTGTACTGACAGCACTAAGAGTTGCTACAACCTGGGCTTTACGTATCCGCAGGCATGGTGGGTTAATAATAAGTTTGTACTGCTGAATACCCGTTATATCCAGGCACCTACTGAGATGACCAATGAGTACAAGCAAACTGCGCGTCGCCAGCTTTATATGACGGAATATCTGCCACAGTCGGGTGGCCTGACGGCTTTGACAAGTAAAAAGCTGGTTGCACTGGATGATAAACTGAGCTTTGGTCACTATTCAGTAAGTACTGAGCGCAATGGCGTATTGGCTATGGCCTTTAATGTGCATATGCCAGACAGCTGCACATTGAAAACTGGTGCACGAAGTGAATGTCTCGCGCTTGGTAAAAATGGCATAAAACAAAACCGACATGTTCCTAACGACAACCGTACTAACCTGTACTTTATGTATTCCAGAGATGGCGGTAAAACCTGGAAAAATGCCAAACACAGGACACTGATTGACACAAGTCGTGGGCAATACATTAATACCCTGAATAAGCTCAACGAAGCCTTATTGTATCAACCAGATACCAGTGTTGATATCGTGAGTGGCTACCATCCCGAAAGCACAACCATTAAAAAGCGTATTTACGTTAAAGATTTGGACATTACCACGAATGGGTATGGTGGTTACCTGACCTCTTTGAAAGTGCTGGTCACAGAGGCCGATGGTATTCACGGATTTGTACCAAAAACATCTGCTGAGTCTCGTCGTATGATCCGTGCATTGGTAATCGATCAGAATGGCAATAAAGATTATGTTGGCTGTTACAACTCAGCTGATTGCTGGGCTGATCACGCTTATTCATCGGGTACGGTGATCTCTCATGGCCAAAGCGGTTACAGCGAGCTTGCTTTCCCAATGTCCAGCGGTGACAAGCTGGCCGGTGGTAAAGTGCACCTGTATAACAGCAATCTGAAAACAGCGGGTGACGTGAAAGTGTGGAGCTATATGGGCGCACAACACTACCGTGATCCGAACGATGTAAACTATATCCGTAAGGTACACGACGCTAAATCTGTAACGGGTCAAGAACCTGTTTACTTCTGGGCACAAAGCGCCAGTAATTCTCGTGTTGATCTGGTGCTCTCTGGTCGCTATGGTCAGCAAGTTCAGTTGACAGGCAACTTTGGTACAAGCAAGAAAATGACCTGCCCAACGGCCTATGTGTTTAACCGCTGTACAACGGCAAATAATGTTATGTAA
- a CDS encoding hybrid sensor histidine kinase/response regulator transcription factor gives MLKWSLVIILFVIIQCHVQAREVSQLRLHLQSIDKLDMVTIINSVSQDSQGYLWISGTSGVLRFDGYQSIFYPHPLARKVVEDAQGRRWLLTGHGLYLHNDQQDSFMPYMDTLRQQVPKGTRLFKDSFLSVRTMDNDAFRPAALYQDSQDKFWLVGDDGQLVHFSADEDAYQLYDLHSSGVKHNLRFSVTLYKDAPLFISKLGEVFWFERSSGTFIKLWQNRVLADTRIVTTGPDNALYAVSEQGFFRLEQPDSSQPSLVHFSDIDHHAITSVHSGRHAVYLGTGSELIVLDSNDRVSRVSKYHSDAQIQQIFLISNVFDDQGTVWLATSRAIFEVELKHSSDSANEISAVTQQPNIDGLQFDEDDNLWFVSLNRVYVKYKGHAESEPVYLDPAQPELDVHTVYAGRNGTLWFGASSALYRLEKGASLATRVSVPPVNAGNDFEIRDIEQSENGRLWLLTFQGIVEYDPHTERRVSFLPGHFKNLKKGSNDEVLACGFEIYILGQGAPTKVELQIPKSNKKLAVYDADIDPKGRLWAATSYGLLLHDLQAKRTQQLDLNGVYPNVVFAFIYRDRAEHMWLADMANLYKVSSDTLQVLYSTPFKRLSIGAKTYDSASESEAGTLYLGGINGIAALSNTQAQVPYGVHISRVNVQGEPYAVYQDEQYSENTILPGRWFNSTQRNFKFEFVNIKRDRNVDVYYQYRLLGFDKDWTEAEQTQRSATYTNLPPGIYNFVIRSRAISSDWTESRFEFEIATPWYLTGWAFTLYAFGFVMLIGLLLFARTYQLRRRNLHLEELVLSRTKEIDQKRAQITSLMESKNVFFGNVSHELRTPLAVIMLPIKSMLKQENNDGNSKWHAAYSQALRLEKLIDNLIRYAKKDDVSPFENHHFTAKEVLLKQAHAFELLANEKQIRYKVTHTLDAQEVLLNEADFEQIITNLLSNAVKYTPEEGEIFIEAHQRGGFLKLVFTNSGPGICKSLQADVFKRYVRGEHSEISGQGIGLSVVHQLISDCGGDIVLSSEPGQGCQFTLMLPLYSEAIANDPDCGVQTETEFQVTDKAESNAHVLIVEDNPQLRMMLKESLSEWFDCTVACDGEQGLLQAKSELPDLIISDVMMPKKSGLEMLQEIKQDETTSHIPVILLTAKEDDDSRILGFEAEADDYIGKPCDLDVLRHRVENLIKGRKKLARLFADQILGSKPRVGELRDTKRLPFIDKIQQVIAQNYQDPKFDTESMASHVFLSVRQLQRKTRNLTGLSPNALLRQYRLEQARTQLQAGTLVAEVAYQVGFSSPAYFSSCFKAEFNMSPQHYTKQYEKESERRE, from the coding sequence ATGCTAAAATGGAGCCTGGTAATTATATTATTCGTTATTATTCAGTGCCATGTCCAGGCGCGCGAGGTGTCCCAGCTCAGGCTGCATCTTCAATCCATCGACAAGCTTGATATGGTCACCATCATTAACTCCGTTTCACAAGACAGTCAGGGCTATTTGTGGATCAGTGGTACGTCTGGTGTATTGAGATTTGATGGTTATCAGTCCATATTCTACCCGCACCCGCTTGCAAGAAAAGTTGTGGAAGATGCTCAGGGACGCAGGTGGTTGCTGACAGGCCATGGTTTGTATCTGCACAATGACCAGCAGGACAGTTTTATGCCTTATATGGACACGCTGCGTCAACAGGTTCCTAAGGGCACACGTCTGTTCAAGGATAGCTTTCTTTCTGTCCGCACCATGGATAATGATGCTTTCAGACCGGCTGCTTTATATCAGGATAGCCAGGATAAGTTTTGGCTTGTGGGCGATGATGGTCAGCTAGTCCATTTTTCTGCTGATGAAGATGCCTATCAGTTATATGACCTTCACAGCTCAGGGGTAAAACACAACCTCCGCTTTAGTGTCACTTTGTATAAAGACGCCCCTTTATTTATCTCTAAACTTGGCGAAGTATTTTGGTTTGAAAGATCCTCCGGAACTTTTATTAAACTATGGCAAAACAGGGTACTTGCCGATACTCGAATCGTCACTACCGGACCTGATAACGCTTTGTATGCTGTGTCTGAACAAGGTTTTTTCAGGCTCGAACAGCCTGACTCCAGCCAGCCTTCTCTGGTCCATTTTAGTGATATTGATCACCATGCGATTACTTCTGTGCATTCAGGAAGACATGCGGTTTACTTGGGAACTGGCTCTGAGCTCATTGTATTAGACTCTAATGACAGAGTGAGCCGGGTTAGCAAGTACCACTCTGATGCGCAAATTCAGCAAATATTTCTGATAAGTAATGTATTTGATGATCAAGGTACAGTTTGGCTCGCAACCAGTCGCGCCATATTTGAAGTAGAACTTAAACACTCCAGTGACTCAGCCAATGAAATTTCTGCCGTAACCCAGCAGCCTAATATCGATGGCCTGCAGTTTGATGAAGACGATAATCTGTGGTTTGTAAGCCTGAACCGTGTATACGTAAAGTACAAAGGCCATGCAGAATCCGAACCTGTATATCTGGATCCAGCTCAGCCGGAACTCGATGTTCACACTGTTTATGCCGGGCGAAACGGAACATTGTGGTTTGGTGCATCGTCTGCCTTGTACCGACTCGAAAAGGGCGCGTCCTTAGCAACCAGGGTCAGTGTGCCACCCGTCAATGCGGGTAACGACTTTGAGATAAGAGATATTGAACAATCGGAAAATGGTCGTTTATGGTTGCTGACCTTTCAGGGGATCGTAGAATACGACCCCCACACTGAGCGGCGGGTGTCCTTTTTACCTGGGCATTTTAAAAACCTGAAAAAAGGCAGTAATGACGAAGTGTTGGCTTGCGGCTTTGAAATCTACATATTAGGTCAGGGCGCACCGACTAAGGTTGAATTACAAATACCGAAAAGTAATAAAAAGCTTGCTGTTTATGACGCCGATATTGACCCTAAAGGGCGACTCTGGGCAGCAACCTCTTATGGGTTATTGCTCCACGACTTGCAAGCCAAGCGCACACAACAGCTAGATCTGAACGGTGTATATCCCAATGTAGTGTTTGCATTTATTTACCGGGATCGCGCAGAGCACATGTGGCTGGCCGATATGGCTAATTTGTACAAAGTCTCGTCAGACACGCTGCAAGTACTGTATTCAACTCCATTTAAGCGCTTGAGTATAGGGGCAAAAACATATGACAGCGCGTCTGAATCCGAGGCAGGAACCTTATATCTTGGTGGTATAAATGGGATTGCCGCATTATCAAACACACAAGCCCAGGTCCCTTATGGCGTGCATATAAGCAGAGTAAATGTTCAGGGCGAGCCGTATGCGGTGTACCAGGATGAACAGTATTCAGAAAATACAATTCTGCCAGGCAGATGGTTCAATAGTACCCAGAGGAATTTTAAGTTTGAGTTCGTTAATATCAAACGGGATCGGAACGTTGATGTGTATTATCAATATCGTTTGCTGGGCTTTGATAAGGACTGGACGGAGGCAGAACAAACGCAACGCAGCGCTACTTACACTAACTTGCCGCCGGGTATATACAATTTTGTGATTAGAAGCAGGGCGATTTCGAGTGACTGGACTGAATCGCGCTTTGAATTTGAAATCGCAACGCCCTGGTATTTAACTGGCTGGGCTTTCACACTCTATGCTTTTGGCTTTGTGATGTTGATTGGTCTTCTTCTGTTTGCCAGAACATACCAACTGAGGCGACGTAACCTGCACCTGGAAGAGCTGGTACTATCCCGCACCAAAGAAATAGATCAAAAGCGTGCACAAATTACCAGCTTGATGGAAAGTAAAAATGTGTTTTTTGGCAATGTATCCCACGAGCTGCGAACGCCGCTGGCCGTGATCATGCTGCCAATTAAAAGCATGTTGAAGCAAGAAAATAATGACGGCAATAGCAAATGGCATGCAGCCTATTCACAGGCCCTTAGGCTGGAAAAACTCATCGACAATCTGATCCGCTATGCAAAAAAAGACGATGTCTCCCCGTTTGAAAATCATCACTTTACTGCCAAAGAGGTGCTGCTAAAGCAGGCTCATGCATTTGAGTTGCTCGCCAACGAAAAACAGATCCGTTATAAGGTTACACATACCCTGGATGCACAGGAAGTGTTGCTGAACGAGGCCGACTTTGAACAGATAATTACAAACTTATTGTCTAACGCTGTGAAATATACGCCTGAAGAAGGTGAGATTTTTATAGAAGCGCATCAGCGTGGCGGTTTCCTGAAACTTGTGTTTACTAACTCCGGACCCGGTATTTGTAAATCCTTACAGGCTGATGTGTTTAAACGATATGTGCGTGGAGAGCACAGTGAAATAAGCGGGCAGGGGATTGGTTTGTCTGTGGTTCATCAGCTAATCAGTGACTGTGGAGGCGATATAGTGCTGAGCAGTGAGCCGGGACAAGGGTGTCAGTTTACCCTCATGCTCCCTCTTTACAGTGAAGCCATAGCGAACGATCCAGACTGCGGAGTACAGACAGAGACTGAGTTTCAGGTGACTGATAAAGCTGAGTCTAATGCCCATGTGTTGATTGTGGAAGACAACCCACAGCTAAGAATGATGCTTAAGGAGTCCTTGTCTGAGTGGTTTGATTGCACAGTTGCCTGTGATGGAGAACAAGGCCTGTTGCAAGCAAAATCTGAGTTACCTGATCTCATTATCAGTGATGTGATGATGCCCAAAAAGTCAGGACTGGAGATGCTGCAAGAGATTAAGCAGGATGAGACAACAAGCCATATTCCCGTGATATTACTGACGGCAAAAGAGGATGACGATAGCCGAATTTTAGGCTTTGAAGCAGAAGCAGATGATTATATAGGGAAGCCTTGTGATCTTGATGTGCTAAGGCATAGGGTTGAAAACCTGATCAAAGGGCGTAAAAAACTGGCGCGGCTATTTGCCGATCAGATCTTAGGTAGTAAGCCCCGGGTGGGAGAGCTCCGTGATACAAAACGGCTCCCCTTTATTGATAAAATTCAACAAGTAATAGCGCAAAATTATCAGGATCCTAAATTCGATACTGAGAGCATGGCGAGCCATGTGTTTTTGAGTGTACGACAACTGCAACGCAAAACCCGAAACCTGACAGGGTTGTCGCCAAATGCGCTGCTCAGGCAATACCGTTTAGAGCAAGCTCGTACGCAGTTACAAGCGGGTACTTTAGTCGCTGAGGTTGCTTATCAGGTCGGGTTTTCATCCCCTGCTTATTTCAGTAGTTGCTTTAAAGCCGAGTTTAATATGTCTCCGCAGCATTATACGAAGCAGTATGAGAAAGAATCTGAGCGACGAGAGTGA
- a CDS encoding helix-turn-helix transcriptional regulator: MDYSGNKISHSDAFALYPETAITTSLSRFSEPLGMDQFLIVGVNGTEPVFRYLSTCSEQFLRAYFTDGYCFSDDLIHYCQQTLAPRFWSTHDYHNASLAPKTLGNLLAQENINGGIVIPVHYSGAIVLVNFFSSQSYDEIKSVYYQHSTILSDITLTLIPRIIKECPDYLFLRPTLTPKSSECLLYMAKGMTNPEISELMQVSKDRVKELVSQILNQLGAANRTEAVLKAKQSLLIP, translated from the coding sequence ATGGATTACTCAGGTAACAAAATCAGCCATTCGGATGCGTTTGCACTGTATCCGGAGACAGCCATCACTACCTCTTTAAGCCGATTTTCAGAACCTCTGGGCATGGACCAGTTTCTCATTGTTGGGGTGAATGGCACCGAGCCAGTGTTCAGGTACCTTTCTACGTGTTCCGAACAATTCCTTCGCGCCTACTTTACGGATGGGTATTGTTTTTCTGATGACCTTATCCACTACTGCCAGCAAACACTGGCGCCGCGCTTTTGGAGCACTCATGACTATCACAATGCATCGCTTGCCCCAAAAACTCTGGGAAATCTTCTGGCTCAGGAAAACATCAATGGCGGTATAGTCATACCAGTCCACTATAGCGGTGCGATTGTGTTGGTAAACTTTTTTTCCAGCCAATCATACGATGAGATAAAATCTGTATATTATCAGCATAGTACAATATTAAGTGACATCACACTCACTCTGATCCCCAGAATTATCAAAGAGTGCCCGGACTATTTATTTCTGCGACCAACATTAACGCCAAAGAGCAGCGAGTGTTTGCTATATATGGCCAAGGGCATGACTAACCCTGAAATATCTGAACTGATGCAGGTATCTAAGGACAGAGTTAAGGAGCTGGTCAGCCAGATCCTTAATCAACTGGGTGCAGCAAACAGAACAGAGGCAGTACTCAAAGCAAAACAAAGCTTGCTCATTCCATAA